DNA from Homo sapiens chromosome 1, GRCh38.p14 Primary Assembly:
ACTGAAGGGAGTATTTCATGAAAGACAGTCATCAATGCCCGATGTCCAAAACTGTGGAAGCTGGAGGTCTTTAGGCTTGTTGGATGGAGGGCAACATCACCTTCAAAGGAATACTTCTTGAAGGATGATggcaaaaacatatatatatatatatatatatatattcagcaaacttttcttctttctgcccaCCATTCTATTAGTGCTGATTGCTGGAATGCTAAGAGAGTGTTTAAAAATTGTTGctattaagtttttaattttttcagttaagaaaataaaatatgcttagTACAgaaaattttgatttctttttctattttagtagagattaggtctcactatgttgtccaggcttgtctcaaactcctgagctcaagtgatcctcctgccttggcttcccaaagtgctgggattacaggcatgagccactgcccatTTATTTAATGCCGTCAGCAAACCATATAGGTAAACGTTTCTGCTTTTTGGCTGTTCTTGTTCCTCTGTGAGTTGTGCATCCTTTTCTATGACTGCCAGCACCACTGCCACTGGAGCTGTTTTGTCATTCACATTTTCTTCAATTCTAGTGAGGATTTCGAATGtttattggccatctgtatagcttcttttgtgaatttattaataatgaagtttttcatttttatggacTCAGATACTTATTGCCACATTGCTTGCCAAAAGGGATGACGAGTTTATGCTctagtatgtatatatttatttatactaaaattatctataattatatataaataaaaattatatataattttataaactaaaaattatgtatattttataaactaaaaattagtgtataattttataaactgaaaattatgtatataattttataaactaaaagttatgtatataattttataaactaaaagttatgtatataattttataaactaaaaattatgtatataattttataaactaaaaattatgtatataattttataaactaaaaattatgtatataattttttcctttagtaAGTCTATGCTCTAGTGTAgtacatatgtatgtttgtgtatgtgtatgtatattagaGCATGGACaaactaaaagaaatatatatatttttcttttttatgaattgTCTCATGTTTCTTGCtcatttaaagtaatatttttttcagatagggATATAATTCATATTTGAGTGTAGAATGAAAAGAGCTGAAAATATTGGAGGGGGAGGTTATATACTTGGATTTTAGGCTCTGGAAAATGTGAAGGTTGAAGTGGAAGAATACTGAACCTCGAAGGCAGAATGCAATGGGAGATGGAGTATTGGACTGCTTTTTGGCTTCAGGAAACATTGTATGATAacaattttattcctttcctgGGTCATGACTAAGCTTGAAGAGCATCATACTTTAATTATAGTCTtttgaaaaaacacaaataactaaGATTGTTTTCGTTTTTGATCAGTGTCTCCAAGGCAAGACGgagaatgaggggaaaaaaatgacccAACAAAAGAAATTGATCATCAGGTTGTTTAATtatcaattttaatttaataccCTCATCAAACCATATAGGTAAACACTTAGTAGACTCACTGGATGGTTGGTTACAAGAGCTTCTTATAAAATCAAACATACTTtagatttgtgttttctctcaTAATTATTCTTGATTGTTTATTTGAGCCAAAAGCTATGAAAAGTTTGTGTAAGGAGTgggatttaataaaaatttgttggATGAGTAATTGAAAGAATGAATCCATGGCGATAGATTCAGCTGCACCTGAACATGAGCAGAGTCATAAATTTACTTTAATCAAGTGCTAGAAAATCATAATTAAGTTATGGCAttgtctaaaattattttgaaggatAAAATTTTAGGATGAACTTGAAATACTTCTAGGAAATGTCATGAAGCAGAGTAATCtatatatatgaattaatattttatgattatgaGATATTATTGCAGAGTCTTATAATTTCCTACTGCTCTATTTTAAATTCAATGAATCAGTTGGAAAAACTGGCACCTGCTAAAGATATggaaggaatttttccatttttaatgacAGGTACATTGAGATAAACTGTCTCATGACAAAGCCCATTTTGGCATTTGGAAGTAGCATTGTTTGGTAGGAGTTTTACTGACTGTATTTGTTTGCTCAGATGTTTCTTTAGTGGTGTCCCCCActgctgaatattttattatttgtttttgtagaaatttaGGAAGAGAATTTAAAAGATTGTTAATCTGCATCTGAATGTGTACACGTGAGTATTGAGGGTGATTGGGAGAGAAATTGGGGGCATGTTGAGATGATAATGATTCATTGCTTTGTGGTGCTTGCCTCCCTTTGTAGTACCAGCCTCTCTCTCTGAGGGTGACCTTGCTTATCTTCCAAGGCCTGGGGAGCTGGTGTTTCCTGTGCACCAGCAGGACTCTCATCAAGTGGAAGTCCCCTGGTATATGGTTGTGATGCTTGGCTGTAGTTGAAAAAGACAGAACAATCTGAGATCTCACTGGTGAGGGATACACTGCAAAGCTCTGGGCCTGATGCCTGGGCTATCTGAACTTGCTTTTGATGCTCCTCTTGGGTTACATTTGTTTGCTGCAGTATCTTCTCCTGTAGGTACTGGTATAGTGGACTGGAATAGACTGCACCCCTCTCCACAGAACAGGGCTCTTGGTCTCTCTGCATCTGCTTTTCAAGACTTGACCAGGGGACTGAAGAATTGTGCTCTTTCTTGGCTGGACTTTTTTGGTCACCACCTTCTCCTGCCAGCTCTTGGGGACTTTCATCTTCCTCCTCTGATGTTACAGGTTCCTTTGTTTCAAGTTGTATCTTGAGGGAGGCTGAATTGTCCTCATCTAGACTTTCTAACAGAGTATTCTGGGCCTCTGttgctcttcctttctcttctttgctACTTGGGCCTTGGACCTTTAATTCATTTCTGCTATCTCCCTTTCCAGGGAGCTGCATTAGGGAAAGCTGGTCAGTGAAGTCTTCATCCAGGGCACCTGTGATCTCTATTTCCAGGGACTTTCTATTTTCATCTCCTGCTGTGGATTCCTGTGCTTCTGGGTGTCCATTGGGCTCCACAGCTGCACCTGGGCCTTTGGTCCCTGGGCCTTGATTCTTGTGTTCTCCTCTGGCAGGCTGTTCCTGGTCCTCTGTGAGCTGTACATCCTCTCCTCTGACTGCTGGTACCACTGCCTCCAGAGCTCTGTTTTTCTCACCAGGTGTTCCCTGCCTCTGGGTATCTGGGTTATTATTGTGACCTCCTTGCACAGACTCTCCATGTTGGTCCCCTTGACTCTGGGAGTCCCCTTGCACAGGCAGTTCACCTGTCTCTGAGCTGCTATTGCCTTCCTCTGAAGCCAGGCTGTTGGGAGTTTCAGAAGACCCCTCATCACTCTGTGTGAATGGTGACTCAGGGTCCTCCCCCTGGTAACCATCCTCCTCCTCAACTGGTTGGTCATGAGTCTTGGTGACCCTAGTATTTTCTCCTACAGACTGCTTCTCAAGTGGTGCTAAATCTTGTGTTCTTTCTCTTGCCCCCAGTGTCCTTTCTGCTGCAGGTGCGTTTTTGCTGTTCACAAATGCTTCTGCTGTGCCTTCTTTGGTGTGTTCTGCCTCTTCTCCTGAGACTGCTGTTCCTTCAAGTTCAGGGTGAGTCTGATCTCCTCCTTCTGAGCTTAGATATTGTGTCTCAGAACCTTTTTCAGCATCTTTTGATTTTGATAATCCTTGGAGTTCCTGATACTTCCCATCCTGTGTTTGGGTTTCCAGGACTAGTGGCCGAGTTTTTCTGTCACGTTCTTTCTGCCCTGCTGTTCCATGGGCCTCAGGacctctcctctctttcctttcatCTCTCATGTCAGATGTTTCTGAACCATTTCTGCTACCATATTGGACTGGCAGGTCCTTTgtttcacattctttttcttgGGTCTCAGATGTTCTGCCATAATCCTC
Protein-coding regions in this window:
- the TCHHL1 gene encoding trichohyalin-like protein 1, whose amino-acid sequence is MPQLLRNVLCVIETFHKYASEDSNGATLTGRELKQLIQGEFGDFFQPCVLHAVEKNSNLLNIDSNGIISFDEFVLAIFNLLNLCYLDIKSLLSSELRQVTKPEKEKLDDVDVQATTGDGQWTVGTSPTQEKRMLPSGMASSSQLIPEESGAVGNNRVDPWREAKTHNFPGEASEHNDPKNKHLEGDEQSQEVAQDIQTTEDNEGQLKTNKPMAGSKKTSSPTERKGQDKEISQEGDEPAREQSVSKIRDQFGEQEGNLATQSSPPKEATQRPCEDQEVRTEKEKHSNIQEPPLQREDEPSSQHADLPEQAAARSPSQTQKSTDSKDVCRMFDTQEPGKDADQTPAKTKNLGEPEDYGRTSETQEKECETKDLPVQYGSRNGSETSDMRDERKERRGPEAHGTAGQKERDRKTRPLVLETQTQDGKYQELQGLSKSKDAEKGSETQYLSSEGGDQTHPELEGTAVSGEEAEHTKEGTAEAFVNSKNAPAAERTLGARERTQDLAPLEKQSVGENTRVTKTHDQPVEEEDGYQGEDPESPFTQSDEGSSETPNSLASEEGNSSSETGELPVQGDSQSQGDQHGESVQGGHNNNPDTQRQGTPGEKNRALEAVVPAVRGEDVQLTEDQEQPARGEHKNQGPGTKGPGAAVEPNGHPEAQESTAGDENRKSLEIEITGALDEDFTDQLSLMQLPGKGDSRNELKVQGPSSKEEKGRATEAQNTLLESLDEDNSASLKIQLETKEPVTSEEEDESPQELAGEGGDQKSPAKKEHNSSVPWSSLEKQMQRDQEPCSVERGAVYSSPLYQYLQEKILQQTNVTQEEHQKQVQIAQASGPELCSVSLTSEISDCSVFFNYSQASQPYTRGLPLDESPAGAQETPAPQALEDKQGHPQRERLVLQREASTTKQ